The proteins below are encoded in one region of Exiguobacterium acetylicum:
- a CDS encoding lysozyme family protein codes for MWSTVRQSARVAVRMKWRLLTLKYRLIALGIALLLLLLIIIVAGILDTLTGIENEQATETPIAYSDASLQVSDDVLQYREAITRELKKEQLEGQTNVVLALMMQESGGRGNDPMQASESKCGRIGCITSPDESIRYGVKHFASVFRQANKDVKLTLQSYNFGGGFIDYVQKNGGRYTKQLAISFSQMMYQRVKKSGIYQCHRPSAIEHQACYGDIEYVDAVLRYLTPTVLAEGKTGPIKGKLHAPLDIPLQMTSGFGSRIVFGKTDVHTGIDFSCHDTDTVHAVRSGTVTYSGLRGPYGQLIQIKQGDWITAYAHLSARQVKAGQKIEAGQAIGMCGSTGRSTGNHLHIEFKTSDWSGHIDPAPLFSL; via the coding sequence ATGTGGAGTACGGTCCGGCAGTCGGCACGTGTCGCCGTCCGGATGAAATGGCGACTCCTGACCTTGAAGTATCGTCTGATTGCTCTCGGAATCGCGCTTCTGCTTCTCCTACTGATCATCATCGTCGCAGGGATTCTCGATACATTGACCGGGATCGAGAATGAACAGGCGACAGAGACCCCGATCGCTTACTCGGATGCGAGTCTACAAGTCAGTGATGATGTTCTACAATACCGGGAAGCAATTACGCGTGAATTGAAGAAGGAACAGCTCGAAGGACAGACGAACGTCGTCCTTGCGTTGATGATGCAGGAAAGTGGCGGACGCGGAAACGATCCGATGCAAGCGAGTGAATCGAAGTGTGGACGGATCGGTTGTATCACCTCACCCGATGAGAGCATTCGTTACGGCGTGAAACACTTCGCATCTGTCTTCCGACAAGCGAACAAGGACGTCAAGCTGACGCTCCAGAGTTACAACTTCGGGGGTGGCTTCATTGATTACGTCCAAAAAAACGGGGGACGCTATACGAAACAACTCGCGATCTCCTTTTCCCAGATGATGTACCAGCGCGTAAAGAAGAGTGGTATCTATCAATGCCATCGTCCGAGTGCGATCGAGCATCAAGCCTGTTATGGTGACATCGAATATGTCGATGCCGTCCTTCGTTATCTGACGCCGACGGTACTGGCAGAAGGCAAGACAGGACCAATCAAAGGGAAACTCCATGCTCCGCTCGACATCCCGCTGCAGATGACGTCGGGGTTCGGATCACGGATTGTTTTCGGAAAGACGGACGTCCATACGGGCATCGATTTTAGTTGTCACGATACGGATACCGTCCACGCCGTCCGCTCCGGTACCGTCACCTATAGCGGCTTACGCGGACCCTATGGACAGCTGATTCAGATCAAACAAGGCGACTGGATCACCGCTTACGCCCACCTTTCTGCACGCCAGGTTAAGGCGGGGCAAAAGATTGAAGCCGGACAAGCGATCGGAATGTGTGGATCGACCGGACGTTCGACCGGGAATCATCTACACATCGAATTTAAGACGAGTGATTGGTCCGGTCACATTGATCCGGCACCACTGTTTTCGCTATAA
- a CDS encoding IS3 family transposase — MKSTLHTRFHEHKGRCGYRRIHALLERQGFRHDPKTVRRLMNELGLKYLVLYRSDTAPIKDESERSHRITSRPPV, encoded by the coding sequence TTGAAGTCGACCCTGCATACTCGCTTCCACGAACACAAGGGACGATGTGGCTATCGTCGCATCCACGCACTTCTCGAACGCCAAGGCTTCCGGCACGATCCGAAGACCGTACGCCGTCTAATGAACGAGCTCGGTCTCAAATATCTCGTCCTTTATAGAAGCGATACCGCTCCTATAAAGGACGAGTCGGAGAGGTCGCACCGAATCACTTCAAGACCACCGGTCTAA
- a CDS encoding VirB4 family type IV secretion system protein, which yields MWRTRFLRKQDPETIKQQDGYNPTFVQAIQPQGGLRFEPNYVRTGDGYLACLHVYKYQSTVYDFWLEPILNLPGVLTTLDIGTADKREMIRTINKSMAEQNTRFENAKDNVDRIDARETCKELNELYEQITQGETMKYLHLRLYVKAKTVDTLERQVQDVMEELEARNFRATVFLNEQEWEWQSLFLSYEQQQKLPNRRRGKEIPSLSIAGGYPFHFTALQDPTGTYYGTTDTNGSVIFDLFHKDKQRKFYNALMIGKMGSGKSTLLKKTVLDQAIKGNHVRILDVTGEFSDLVRQLGGKEIALDGSAGRINPLHVYKTVTHADGSADEALSFMQHLSKIAVFYHYINPAATQEEANEFEILLRQLYLEKGLWNEDGDAPITTHPANTYPVFSDFLALVRSELYADDSRTTIRETISTNRIRRLENIELAITNLVHNYGNIFDGHSSIERFDEEAIVSFPLRNLTNLKDEIFQAQVFNLMNMLWDGMILNGAGQLRSYNQGELLIEDAFKYLIVIDEAHHLINTRDIAQPAILYLQQFMREARKYFGGIFFASHLITDFVPTGSKSENAENVKTLFQLTQYKFIGEQDAESIPTIQTVFDGQLTESETRLIPSLETGRIVLSISGVKTLIFDVDVSPEELTLFGGGA from the coding sequence ATGTGGCGTACACGTTTTTTACGAAAGCAAGACCCGGAAACAATCAAACAACAAGACGGCTACAATCCGACATTCGTCCAAGCGATTCAACCGCAAGGCGGACTCCGCTTCGAGCCGAACTATGTACGGACCGGCGACGGTTATCTTGCCTGCCTCCATGTCTATAAGTATCAATCGACCGTCTACGATTTCTGGCTCGAACCGATCCTCAACCTCCCCGGCGTCCTGACGACGCTCGACATCGGGACGGCGGACAAACGGGAGATGATCCGGACCATCAACAAATCGATGGCCGAGCAGAATACGCGCTTCGAAAATGCGAAAGATAATGTCGACCGGATTGATGCGCGGGAGACGTGTAAGGAATTGAACGAACTCTACGAACAGATCACGCAAGGTGAGACGATGAAGTATCTGCATCTCCGTCTCTACGTTAAAGCGAAGACAGTCGACACACTCGAACGCCAAGTCCAGGACGTGATGGAGGAACTGGAGGCACGGAACTTCCGCGCAACTGTCTTCCTGAACGAACAGGAATGGGAATGGCAGAGCCTGTTCCTCAGCTACGAGCAACAACAAAAACTACCGAACCGACGTCGCGGGAAAGAGATTCCGTCGCTCTCAATCGCGGGCGGTTATCCATTCCACTTCACGGCGCTACAGGATCCGACCGGGACCTATTACGGGACGACCGATACGAACGGGAGCGTCATCTTCGACTTGTTCCATAAGGACAAGCAACGGAAGTTCTACAACGCCTTGATGATCGGCAAGATGGGCTCCGGGAAATCGACCTTGCTCAAGAAGACGGTCCTCGATCAAGCCATTAAAGGCAATCACGTCCGCATCTTAGACGTGACGGGTGAGTTCTCCGACCTCGTCCGACAACTAGGCGGGAAGGAGATTGCGCTCGATGGTTCCGCTGGTCGGATCAATCCGCTCCATGTCTATAAGACGGTGACACATGCCGACGGCTCGGCGGACGAAGCCCTCTCGTTCATGCAACACCTGTCGAAGATTGCGGTCTTCTATCACTACATCAATCCCGCAGCTACACAAGAAGAAGCGAACGAGTTCGAAATCCTGCTCCGGCAACTCTACCTCGAGAAAGGGCTCTGGAATGAGGACGGTGACGCGCCAATCACGACGCACCCAGCAAACACCTATCCGGTCTTCTCTGACTTCTTGGCGCTCGTCCGCTCTGAATTGTATGCGGACGATTCGCGGACGACGATCCGCGAGACAATCAGTACGAACCGTATCCGCCGTCTTGAGAACATCGAGCTCGCGATCACGAACCTCGTTCACAACTACGGCAATATCTTCGACGGGCACTCTTCAATCGAACGATTCGATGAAGAAGCGATCGTCTCATTCCCGCTACGCAACCTGACCAATCTGAAAGATGAAATCTTTCAGGCACAGGTCTTCAACCTGATGAACATGCTGTGGGACGGGATGATTCTGAATGGTGCCGGACAACTCCGCAGCTACAACCAGGGCGAGTTATTAATCGAAGATGCCTTCAAATATCTGATTGTCATCGATGAGGCACATCACCTGATCAATACGCGCGATATCGCCCAACCTGCGATTCTATATCTGCAACAGTTCATGCGCGAAGCACGGAAATACTTCGGTGGTATCTTCTTCGCTTCCCATTTGATTACGGACTTTGTTCCGACCGGTTCGAAGTCGGAGAATGCGGAGAACGTCAAAACCTTGTTCCAGCTGACGCAATATAAGTTTATCGGTGAACAGGATGCCGAAAGCATCCCGACGATCCAGACCGTCTTCGACGGACAATTGACGGAGAGTGAGACACGGTTGATCCCGTCGCTCGAGACAGGACGGATCGTCCTCAGTATCTCCGGTGTGAAGACGCTGATCTTTGATGTTGATGTCTCACCCGAGGAGCTGACCTTATTCGGAGGTGGTGCCTGA
- a CDS encoding VirD4-like conjugal transfer protein, CD1115 family codes for MNFSLRSLVTSAWLWRCLAFLIALPTVLFLVLNVAFQFLQQTIQNLFQDGKLTTGSPLRYESSWWTTLAWSTSFALALFGVCFLLGGFLLLKYWLNFRDLKAAQKGSARFTTFQELKQQYRDVPDRKETYSGSGGVPVGRYRDRLYIDDSAVNNLVIGTTRSGKGETFVFSTIDLYSRAERQASLIINDPKGELFAASKETLEARGYQVEVLNLMNPSQSMSYNLLQLTIDAYLDENYSLAQQYARSVAYMLYHDPKAKDPFWSNSSTDLCTALILGLCEQAKYEPEKITMYNVALMLSDLGSRTVIDGMGQEQSALDAFFASFPENHPARMQYATLHFSGGQTRASILANTNAKLGIFTLDATARLTAQNSLDMKLIGFNRWIRGRALPLSRLTFYFPSGKQLALTTDDDGSFVLHHEENLEVDTDITVESERQQYTVSLSGWRDETDGVFDWTTDAPIDIREIRQHPRPVAVFLIVPDYDPTLNVIASLYVKQVYTSLARVASQATSGRCERQVIFLLDEFGNMPAIEGMANIITVCLGRNIRFNLVIQSYAQLENLYGEDWKTIDGNCGNTHYLLTADESTAELISKKLGEQTIVTKSRSGQTFSFSKSKTESVDGRRLLTATEVMGLKEGEILIIRVIKRQDKQQKRIQSYPLFLTGRTAMKYRYEYLADDFNTDRSINDLVIPCAHAHLDLNTLRVPFHLGASVAAKTVETDKDILDATEWRVCDVLQPKILRSIFETTEYDTLSIDLFEQGILDKTIPVTDNQRHFLKTIISKRLEKLRHGT; via the coding sequence ATGAACTTCTCACTTCGTTCTCTCGTTACATCCGCTTGGCTGTGGCGATGTCTTGCCTTTTTGATTGCTTTACCGACTGTGTTGTTCTTAGTACTCAACGTAGCATTTCAGTTCTTACAACAAACAATCCAAAATCTCTTTCAAGACGGGAAGTTAACGACCGGTTCCCCGCTACGATACGAATCGAGTTGGTGGACGACGCTCGCCTGGTCGACCTCCTTCGCTCTCGCTTTGTTCGGTGTCTGCTTCCTCTTAGGAGGATTTCTTTTATTGAAGTATTGGCTCAATTTCCGCGATCTCAAGGCAGCACAGAAAGGTAGTGCTCGCTTCACGACGTTCCAAGAGCTGAAACAGCAGTATCGCGATGTTCCGGACCGTAAAGAGACCTATAGCGGATCTGGTGGTGTCCCGGTTGGTCGTTATCGTGATCGTCTCTACATCGATGATAGTGCTGTCAACAATCTCGTCATCGGGACGACACGATCCGGGAAGGGTGAGACGTTTGTCTTCTCGACGATCGATCTCTACAGTCGTGCCGAACGCCAAGCGAGCTTGATTATCAATGATCCAAAAGGCGAACTGTTTGCCGCTTCCAAAGAGACACTCGAAGCACGCGGCTATCAAGTCGAAGTCCTGAATTTGATGAATCCGTCGCAATCGATGTCCTATAACCTGTTGCAGCTGACGATCGACGCCTATTTGGACGAGAACTACTCCCTCGCCCAACAGTATGCCCGTTCGGTCGCCTACATGCTCTATCATGACCCGAAGGCAAAGGATCCGTTCTGGAGCAACTCTTCGACGGACCTTTGTACCGCCTTGATTCTCGGATTATGCGAACAAGCAAAATATGAACCGGAGAAGATCACGATGTATAACGTCGCTTTGATGTTATCCGATCTCGGTTCACGCACAGTCATCGATGGAATGGGACAGGAACAATCGGCACTCGATGCCTTCTTCGCATCGTTTCCGGAGAATCATCCGGCACGTATGCAATACGCGACGCTTCACTTCTCCGGTGGTCAGACGCGCGCGAGTATCCTCGCTAATACGAATGCTAAGCTCGGGATTTTTACGCTTGATGCGACGGCACGCTTGACGGCACAGAACTCACTTGACATGAAACTGATCGGTTTCAATCGTTGGATTCGTGGACGTGCCCTTCCCTTGTCACGGTTGACGTTCTACTTTCCAAGTGGAAAACAACTCGCCTTGACGACGGACGACGACGGGAGTTTTGTACTCCATCACGAAGAAAACCTCGAAGTGGATACTGATATCACTGTAGAAAGTGAAAGACAGCAGTACACCGTGTCACTCTCAGGTTGGAGAGACGAGACGGACGGTGTCTTCGACTGGACGACGGATGCACCGATTGACATCCGGGAGATTCGACAGCATCCGCGCCCCGTCGCCGTGTTCCTGATCGTTCCGGACTATGATCCAACACTGAATGTCATCGCCTCACTGTACGTCAAACAAGTCTATACCTCGCTCGCTCGCGTCGCCTCGCAAGCGACGAGCGGACGTTGTGAACGCCAGGTTATCTTCCTGCTCGACGAATTTGGGAACATGCCAGCGATTGAAGGGATGGCGAACATCATCACCGTCTGTCTCGGCCGGAACATCCGCTTCAACCTCGTCATCCAGTCCTACGCACAACTCGAGAACCTCTACGGGGAGGATTGGAAGACGATCGACGGGAACTGCGGGAACACGCACTACTTATTGACAGCAGATGAGTCGACGGCAGAATTGATTTCGAAGAAGCTCGGGGAGCAAACGATCGTCACGAAGTCGCGTTCCGGACAGACCTTTTCGTTTTCAAAGTCAAAGACGGAGAGTGTCGATGGTCGGCGCTTGCTGACGGCAACCGAGGTGATGGGATTGAAGGAAGGAGAGATATTGATTATCCGTGTCATCAAGCGGCAAGACAAACAACAGAAACGGATCCAGTCCTATCCTCTTTTCCTGACCGGACGAACGGCGATGAAATACCGCTATGAATACTTGGCGGATGACTTTAACACGGACCGTTCCATCAACGACCTCGTCATTCCCTGCGCGCATGCCCACCTCGATCTGAATACGCTTCGTGTCCCCTTCCATCTCGGCGCCTCAGTTGCAGCGAAAACGGTTGAGACGGATAAGGACATACTTGACGCAACAGAATGGCGCGTTTGCGATGTCCTGCAGCCGAAAATTCTCCGCTCGATCTTTGAGACGACCGAATACGATACGTTATCGATTGATCTGTTCGAACAAGGCATTCTTGATAAAACAATACCTGTGACGGACAACCAGCGTCACTTTTTGAAGACAATCATCAGTAAACGACTCGAGAAACTTCGGCATGGCACCTAA
- a CDS encoding DUF5592 family protein, giving the protein MQQRQYRIPNEVTTELKINKMLYLYDLLFLVALIIVRLIALPFIPDALHLPFTFFLVAFGLFLVIRPTTNPEKRMIHVLYYALMKKKDTYIALTDGKDGSKGA; this is encoded by the coding sequence ATGCAACAGCGCCAGTACCGGATTCCGAACGAAGTCACGACCGAGCTGAAGATCAATAAGATGCTTTACCTCTATGATTTACTCTTTCTCGTCGCTTTGATCATCGTCCGGTTGATTGCCCTGCCGTTCATCCCGGACGCCTTACATCTTCCATTCACATTCTTCCTGGTCGCGTTCGGACTCTTCCTCGTCATCCGCCCAACGACGAATCCAGAGAAACGGATGATTCACGTGCTCTATTACGCGCTGATGAAGAAGAAAGACACGTATATCGCATTGACAGACGGTAAGGACGGATCGAAAGGAGCGTGA
- a CDS encoding KTSC domain-containing protein has translation MQMIPVASSNLAAVGYDQDIMVVSFRNGTAYEYSSVPKSVYEGLLSASSKGQYLHSFVKGRYSYRKLR, from the coding sequence ATGCAAATGATTCCAGTTGCTTCCTCTAATCTTGCAGCTGTTGGTTATGATCAAGACATTATGGTAGTTTCATTTCGTAATGGAACTGCTTATGAGTATTCTTCTGTCCCTAAATCCGTTTACGAAGGATTATTATCCGCATCTTCTAAAGGACAGTATCTCCACAGTTTTGTGAAAGGGAGATACAGTTATCGAAAACTAAGATAA
- a CDS encoding helix-turn-helix domain-containing protein, whose translation MYRFGEWLRRERLEHGWSQVELAEKTYGEISQAAISAYERNRSLPSILDVQILAIACEQTLGSIPWDEFDLRVEKKRNWSNLKQERFDLAELPLADSVRTFDGKTYQLHGRIAIEQESKETREISQIYYRIRTVVGENQVIAKRKHLNDELIHVSRRKLVHQ comes from the coding sequence ATGTACCGATTCGGAGAGTGGTTACGACGAGAACGTCTCGAACATGGCTGGAGCCAGGTAGAGTTAGCTGAAAAGACATATGGAGAGATTTCACAGGCTGCCATCAGCGCTTATGAGCGGAATCGTTCACTTCCTTCTATCTTGGATGTCCAAATTCTTGCGATAGCCTGTGAACAGACACTGGGATCCATCCCTTGGGATGAATTCGACTTAAGAGTGGAGAAGAAGCGAAACTGGTCCAATCTAAAGCAAGAACGTTTTGATCTAGCAGAACTTCCGCTAGCGGATTCTGTCCGCACGTTCGACGGCAAGACATACCAGCTACACGGGCGAATTGCGATTGAACAAGAGAGTAAAGAGACGCGAGAAATTTCGCAGATCTATTACCGGATTCGTACCGTCGTCGGTGAGAATCAGGTCATTGCTAAACGGAAGCACCTAAATGATGAGTTGATTCACGTCTCACGTCGCAAACTCGTTCATCAGTGA
- the mobP2 gene encoding MobP2 family relaxase, protein MSNIPGVIIKSKFKLPQATRRARRYTTYLSYIDRPETKARSHQFENYHDYMEDELKSSGLFTATQDRLSANEREQLRDTFRRAQENGSILWQDVISFDEAWLQEVGVKENRYIDEQRLMQATRNATALMIEKEQMLHATWTAAIHYNTDNIHVHIATVETMHPRERGKRKPKTIEKMKAQVVHTLADRTREQEKLNAFIRDEVLAHKQNHATLSVSNRVLHPELVRQYKAIQKQLPDDKRQWYYNMNGMQNLRPSLNQLTDTYLATHFEKEHATFKQRLDTEVAFYERSYGSASQASAYRKTKEQDLYTRMGNAILSEMRESDKSSPKLTKGDTSSPKQKIRSAFRRERIMQETLYRIRRHMNDEWDHIKNQRAFEQLEQEVQHER, encoded by the coding sequence ATGAGTAACATTCCAGGCGTCATCATCAAGTCGAAGTTCAAGTTGCCGCAAGCAACCCGACGTGCGCGTCGTTATACGACCTACCTCAGCTACATCGATCGACCAGAGACAAAAGCGCGGTCGCATCAATTCGAAAACTATCACGACTATATGGAAGATGAACTGAAATCAAGCGGTCTGTTCACAGCGACGCAAGACCGATTGAGTGCGAATGAACGAGAGCAGTTACGCGATACCTTCCGTCGGGCACAAGAGAACGGCAGCATCCTCTGGCAAGATGTCATCTCGTTCGATGAAGCGTGGTTACAAGAAGTCGGCGTCAAAGAAAATCGCTATATCGATGAACAACGGTTGATGCAGGCGACACGGAACGCGACTGCTTTGATGATTGAAAAGGAACAGATGCTACATGCGACGTGGACCGCTGCGATTCATTACAACACGGATAACATCCACGTCCATATCGCGACAGTCGAGACGATGCATCCACGCGAAAGGGGTAAACGGAAACCAAAAACGATTGAGAAGATGAAGGCACAAGTCGTCCATACGCTTGCCGACCGAACACGGGAACAGGAGAAGTTGAATGCCTTCATCCGTGATGAAGTTCTCGCGCACAAACAAAATCACGCAACACTATCCGTTTCAAATCGCGTGCTACATCCGGAACTCGTACGCCAATACAAAGCGATTCAGAAACAACTACCGGACGATAAACGGCAGTGGTATTACAACATGAACGGCATGCAAAATCTGCGTCCTTCACTCAATCAATTGACTGACACATACCTTGCGACACACTTCGAGAAAGAACACGCCACGTTCAAGCAACGACTCGATACGGAGGTCGCATTCTACGAACGAAGTTACGGATCGGCATCTCAAGCATCGGCTTATCGGAAGACGAAAGAACAGGATCTCTATACACGGATGGGAAACGCCATCCTGTCCGAGATGCGTGAATCAGATAAGTCGTCCCCGAAGCTTACGAAGGGGGATACATCCTCACCTAAACAAAAAATCCGATCAGCGTTTCGACGCGAACGAATCATGCAAGAGACACTCTATCGGATCAGACGACACATGAATGATGAGTGGGACCATATCAAGAATCAGCGTGCGTTTGAACAACTCGAACAGGAAGTCCAACACGAAAGGTAA
- a CDS encoding pLS20_p028 family conjugation system transmembrane protein has product MANGDLASKLEEFQDLLSISDLVRDALRSIGWLLVRGLSFIIDGLEQITDDILLIKSFFNNPQVVEFVQTIQPFLYVILAGSFLFTGYLMIFQKKFDREGFLINLFITLLVLGLLSPTMIKTSEFTDKAITSINQDGVYENRDHTLSQSVLQKNVHDLVEYDKTAFKDTKIKIPNSIPASQIKNIDINDVFDSDEYRLSKEGEDISQNILAWNGKEMTETELDQSGVEWNNQYYYRYHPNWLTILVTLGVMGFTLFSIAYKLARLSFELAFNYVLAILVAPADLHSGQKTKKVIQSILNTFLVIILIFVSIKLYTIGTAYLADTLDGLAYLIALIAFSAALIDGPNMVERLFGIDAGLKRGWGVALGAYAVGKGTAKVGARVAGQTMKRTSRPTTPSASEAASTKLPPNPPSGGGTPTGRPDRSSDSVPVRSQAQERTSRSIGQENQRIESTDLSTHDTNLESPTATTSKESMPSRSDDVSPQSPATTQPSSQTPVAQSKLPDGSMKEQPTTSPDAFNTSETTVASQPTSPSEQPIGTRAPNPSSIHSGSTSNTTPKETAHTLPSSGASNSSTSITESQETSSGTQRQRKSIYQTLETTTQKELKHVEQTQTRVTSESSRMYSTDVPRLDPKKE; this is encoded by the coding sequence ATGGCTAATGGAGATTTAGCATCCAAACTGGAGGAATTTCAAGACTTACTGAGCATCAGTGATTTAGTGAGAGATGCGCTTCGTTCTATTGGTTGGCTTCTCGTTAGAGGTCTCTCCTTCATCATCGATGGTCTTGAACAGATTACAGACGACATCCTCCTCATAAAATCATTCTTTAATAATCCTCAAGTGGTTGAATTCGTTCAGACGATTCAACCTTTTTTATATGTCATTTTAGCCGGGAGCTTTTTATTCACCGGTTACTTGATGATTTTTCAGAAAAAATTTGATCGAGAAGGGTTTCTCATCAATCTGTTTATCACTTTGTTAGTTTTAGGGTTGTTATCTCCGACAATGATAAAGACAAGTGAGTTCACAGACAAAGCCATTACAAGCATCAATCAAGATGGAGTATATGAAAATCGGGATCATACTCTATCACAATCAGTGCTCCAAAAAAATGTACATGATTTAGTCGAATACGATAAAACTGCTTTCAAAGATACAAAAATTAAAATTCCAAACTCTATTCCAGCAAGCCAAATCAAGAATATAGACATCAATGATGTATTTGATAGCGATGAGTATCGATTGAGTAAAGAAGGTGAAGATATTTCTCAGAACATACTTGCTTGGAATGGGAAAGAAATGACCGAAACCGAGTTAGACCAGAGCGGTGTTGAATGGAACAACCAGTACTACTATCGGTATCATCCGAACTGGCTGACGATCCTTGTCACGCTTGGCGTGATGGGCTTCACTCTTTTCTCGATTGCCTACAAGCTGGCTCGACTTTCGTTCGAGTTGGCTTTTAATTATGTTTTAGCGATTTTAGTCGCCCCTGCTGACTTACACAGCGGACAAAAGACGAAGAAGGTCATTCAAAGCATCCTGAATACGTTCCTCGTCATTATCTTGATTTTCGTCTCAATTAAGCTCTACACAATTGGGACGGCTTATCTTGCTGATACACTCGATGGTCTTGCCTATTTGATCGCATTGATTGCTTTCTCTGCTGCCTTGATTGATGGACCGAACATGGTCGAACGCCTCTTCGGGATCGATGCGGGTCTGAAACGCGGGTGGGGTGTCGCACTTGGTGCGTATGCTGTCGGGAAAGGAACGGCAAAAGTAGGGGCTCGTGTCGCTGGACAGACGATGAAGAGGACATCACGCCCTACTACTCCATCCGCCTCAGAAGCTGCTAGTACAAAGTTACCACCGAATCCGCCATCAGGTGGTGGTACACCGACGGGTCGTCCAGATCGTTCGTCCGATAGTGTGCCAGTTCGTTCGCAAGCACAAGAGCGCACTTCACGATCAATCGGACAAGAGAACCAACGCATTGAATCCACTGATTTATCGACGCACGACACGAATTTGGAGAGTCCGACTGCAACAACATCAAAAGAGTCCATGCCAAGCCGTTCGGACGATGTCTCACCACAATCACCTGCGACTACTCAACCATCATCGCAAACGCCTGTTGCACAATCGAAGTTGCCCGATGGATCGATGAAGGAACAACCAACTACTTCACCTGATGCGTTCAATACCTCTGAAACAACTGTCGCATCGCAACCTACTTCACCGTCGGAACAACCGATTGGAACACGTGCACCTAATCCATCTTCTATTCACTCAGGATCAACATCTAACACGACACCTAAAGAGACAGCACATACTCTACCCTCTTCAGGCGCGAGCAATTCTTCAACTTCTATCACTGAGTCGCAAGAGACATCATCCGGAACACAGCGGCAACGAAAATCGATCTATCAAACACTTGAGACGACGACACAAAAAGAACTCAAGCATGTCGAACAAACGCAGACACGTGTGACGTCAGAGTCGTCCCGGATGTACTCGACCGATGTCCCGCGGCTAGATCCGAAAAAGGAGTGA